One window from the genome of Antechinus flavipes isolate AdamAnt ecotype Samford, QLD, Australia chromosome X, AdamAnt_v2, whole genome shotgun sequence encodes:
- the LOC127542748 gene encoding kelch-like protein 15: protein MEGDVQQFTSSVHDASVLAGLKALYEGGLLLDVTLVIDDQQFRAHKALLATQSDYFKKMFTAESGEGAQDNIPLQGLTATAFSHILKFMYYGTIELSMNTVYEILQAAINTKLKEVVNFCCSFLLSRISLENSGEILKFLDDFGITMEGAREKLFS, encoded by the coding sequence ATGGAAGGGGACGTgcaacaatttacttcctccgtCCACGACGCCAGTGTCCTTGCTGGGCTCAAAGCACTGTATGAGGGGGGATTGCTTCTTGATGTCACCCTAGTTATTGACGACCAGCAGTTCCGGGCCCATAAAGCACTCCTTGCCACCCAGAGTGACTACTTCAAGAAAATGTTCACAGCCGAGAGCGGGGAGGGAGCTCAGGACAACATTCCTTTGCAGGGTCTGACGGCTACAGCCTTCAGCCATATCCTAAAATTCATGTATTATGGAACTATAGAACTGAGTATGAATACAGTTTATGAAATCCTGCAGGCTGCCATCAATACTAAACTTAAAGAAGTGGTGAATTTCTGCTGCTCTTTTCTCCTATCCAGAATCTCCTTAGAAAATTctggagaaattttgaaattcttagATGATTTTGGTATAACCATGGAGGGAGCCAGAGAGAAGTTGTTTTCATGA